In Phlebotomus papatasi isolate M1 chromosome 1, Ppap_2.1, whole genome shotgun sequence, the following proteins share a genomic window:
- the LOC129799718 gene encoding uncharacterized protein LOC129799718, which produces MSDSGSSRKRRQIRRSQSLLDKTQSPKPQSPSRDSRAFERQNCSTPVSSQSREESSHLSPYCESSPIFTLCQDLYRKTDVAWKWDSPKQSPLSKRRVEKRVILPKKKEPSQEGRTLRSHSFSKSIRKPPKEEAKTGFYKFKEELLSLGNLVNSDTPSGSPTIEVEEKSGTSKVETTDDMLKFVLEDSDTFCLNGEKTVEVAQNIPEPSAANANPDRDFLFDDSAVDRALCAIDDPSQSEVKSKPNEEIPVIGSGSEKNTARTESEEFYSAVEEEFRSLDEHMKTAKYSQVPKAPPNRDEDLKILIDDSFDEILSQMPLDGPSTSRNTSFGRHNTMPEQKQTQPKVERSAAKGISRYDSMPANPTLKKEEPLSRNASNDSVSSSSSTGKCSMKEIQQKRYEARLRLINFKAQQRNLNRK; this is translated from the exons ATGAGTGATAGTGGGAGCTCCAGAAAACGACGTCAAATCAGAAGGAGTCAGAGTTTACTGGACAAGACTC AAAGTCCTAAGCCACAATCTCCATCACGTGATTCCCGTGCCTTTGAGCGTCAGAATTGCTCAACACCTGTGAGTTCGCAGTCAAGGGAGGAAAGCAGCCACCTTTCACCTTACTGCGAATCCTCGCCGATTTTCACATTGTGCCAGGATCTCTATCGGAAGACAGATGTTGCTTGGAAATGGGACAGCCCAAAGCAGAGTCCTTTGTCCAAGAGAAGGGTGGAGAAGAGGGTAATCTTGCCGAAAAAGAAGGAACCATCCCAAGAAGGGAGAACACTGAGGTCACATAGTTTTAGCAAGAGCATCCGGAAGCCGCCCAAGGAGGAAGCCAAAACTGGATTTTATAAATTCAAAGAAGAACTCCTTTCACTCGGTAATTTAGTTAATTCAGATACTCCCAGTGGATCACCTACAATTGAGGTAGAGGAGAAATCTGGGACTTCAAAAGTGGAAACCACAGATGATATGCTCAAGTTTGTTCTGGAGGATTCGGATACCTTCTGCCTCAATGGTGAGAAGACCGTAGAGGTGGCACAAAACATTCCTGAACCATCTGCCGCCAATGCAAACCCTGACAGGGATTTTCTCTTCGATGACTCGGCTGTAGATAGGGCTCTGTGCGCTATTGATGATCCGAGTCAGTCAGAAGTCAAGTCCAAGCCAAACGAAGAGATTCCTGTGATCGGTTCTGGTTCTGAGAAGAACACTGCAAGAACTGAATCTGAGGAATTTTACTCAGCCGTGGAGGAAGAATTTAGGAGTCTGGATGAACATATGAAAACAGCGAAATATTCTCAAGTTCCCAAGGCGCCCCCAAATCGAGATGAAGACCTAAAGATTCTCATTGATGATTCTTTCGATGAGATTCTGTCGCAAATGCCACTTGATGGGCCAAGTACCAGCCGCAACACTAGCTTCGGGAGGCACAATACAATGCCGGAGCAAAAACAGACGCAGCCCAAGGTGGAGAGAAGTGCAGCGAAGGGTATCTCCAGGTATGACAGTATGCCTGCGAATCCTACACTGAAGAAGGAAGAGCCTCTGTCAAGAAATGCAAGCAATGATTCCGTGTCTTCATCCTCtt
- the LOC129799719 gene encoding protein YIF1B isoform X1 codes for MNYNANANARQRKFENSSGVRKPKRVSDTNAIGPTAPAAGPQFMSTPQQQPFGVAPGGGNMSNYGPAQGMPQNPSPQQYPIPQNYGFDPNVTPSNFSQYPGNYVQNQQMPQPQQAQFAGGAPQGGPPGGFPGQFSVLQQPIVQDMAMQYGQRLADQGKELVNREFEKYIPVTRLKYYFAVDNKYVINKMRLLFFPFTHTDWSLKYDQDNPVQPRYDINAPDLYIPTMAYITYVVLAGLVLGMQDRFSPEQLGILASSALAYSLFELIIYSVTLYVANISTSLKTLDLLAFSGYKYSIINFCLLVSIIFSKSGYYVALAYSSFSLAFFLLRNIKAKVLSNTQTAPVTGGYDPYGNQQQFDQTMGHKRKLYFLLLIAALQPLLSFWLSWHLIPSSSTVV; via the exons ATGAATTACAATGCCAACGCCAATGCCCGGCAGCGTAAGTTTGAAAATT CCAGTGGAGTCCGGAAGCCCAAGAGGGTGAGTGACACAAATGCCATTGGTCCTACCGCCCCTGCAGCAGGCCCCCAGTTCATGTCAACACCCCAGCAGCAGCCATTTGGAGTGGCACCAGGAGGTGGAAATATGTCTAATTACGGTCCAGCCCAGGGAATGCCTCAAAATCCCTCGCCACAGCAATATCCCATCCCACAGAATTACGGATTCGATCCCAACGTAACGCCAAGCa ATTTTTCTCAGTATCCTGGGAATTATGTGCAGAATCAGCAGATGCCTCAGCCTCAGCAGGCTCAATTTGCTGGAGGTGCACCTCAAGGAGGCCCACCGGGAGGTTTCCCAGGGCAGTTTTCTGTGCTGCAGCAGCCAATTGTCCAGGACATGGCTATGCAATATGGCCAGAGATTGGCGGATCAGGGTAAGGAGCTGGTCAATAGGGAATTCGAGAAGTACATTCCCGTGACTCGGCTAAAGTATTACTTTGCCGTGGACAACAAGTACGTCATCAACAAGATGAGGCTACTCTTCTTCCCTTTCACTCATACTGACTGGTCCCTGAAGTACGATCAGGATAATCCTGTTCAGCCCAGATATGACATCAATGCTCCAGACCTCTATATCCCAACAATGGCGTACATCACGTACGTGGTCTTAGCTGGACTTGTCCTCG GGATGCAGGACCGCTTCTCACCTGAACAATTGGGGATCTTAGCGTCGAGTGCACTAGCCTACAGTCTCTTTGAGCTAATCATCTATTCTGTGACTCTCTACGTGGCCAATATCTCAACATCTCTCAAGACACTCGACTTGCTGGCATTTTCCGGTTACAAATACAGCATTATCAATTTCTGCTTGCTCGTGAGCATCATCTTCAGCAAGTCAGGATACTACGTGGCTCTGGCCTATAGCAGTTTTTCATTAGCCTTCTTCTTG TTGCGCAATATCAAGGCCAAGGTGCTGTCCAACACACAGACTGCTCCAGTGACTGGGGGCTATGATCCGTATGGGAATCAGCAGCAATTCGACCAGACCATGGGCCACAAAAGGAAACTCTATTTTCTTCTTCTGATTGCTGCTCTTCAGCCACTTTTATCTTTCTGGCTGTCGTGGCATCTCATACCAAGCTCCAGTACAGTTGTATAG
- the LOC129799719 gene encoding protein YIF1B isoform X2, which produces MNYNANANARQPSGVRKPKRVSDTNAIGPTAPAAGPQFMSTPQQQPFGVAPGGGNMSNYGPAQGMPQNPSPQQYPIPQNYGFDPNVTPSNFSQYPGNYVQNQQMPQPQQAQFAGGAPQGGPPGGFPGQFSVLQQPIVQDMAMQYGQRLADQGKELVNREFEKYIPVTRLKYYFAVDNKYVINKMRLLFFPFTHTDWSLKYDQDNPVQPRYDINAPDLYIPTMAYITYVVLAGLVLGMQDRFSPEQLGILASSALAYSLFELIIYSVTLYVANISTSLKTLDLLAFSGYKYSIINFCLLVSIIFSKSGYYVALAYSSFSLAFFLLRNIKAKVLSNTQTAPVTGGYDPYGNQQQFDQTMGHKRKLYFLLLIAALQPLLSFWLSWHLIPSSSTVV; this is translated from the exons ATGAATTACAATGCCAACGCCAATGCCCGGCAGC CCAGTGGAGTCCGGAAGCCCAAGAGGGTGAGTGACACAAATGCCATTGGTCCTACCGCCCCTGCAGCAGGCCCCCAGTTCATGTCAACACCCCAGCAGCAGCCATTTGGAGTGGCACCAGGAGGTGGAAATATGTCTAATTACGGTCCAGCCCAGGGAATGCCTCAAAATCCCTCGCCACAGCAATATCCCATCCCACAGAATTACGGATTCGATCCCAACGTAACGCCAAGCa ATTTTTCTCAGTATCCTGGGAATTATGTGCAGAATCAGCAGATGCCTCAGCCTCAGCAGGCTCAATTTGCTGGAGGTGCACCTCAAGGAGGCCCACCGGGAGGTTTCCCAGGGCAGTTTTCTGTGCTGCAGCAGCCAATTGTCCAGGACATGGCTATGCAATATGGCCAGAGATTGGCGGATCAGGGTAAGGAGCTGGTCAATAGGGAATTCGAGAAGTACATTCCCGTGACTCGGCTAAAGTATTACTTTGCCGTGGACAACAAGTACGTCATCAACAAGATGAGGCTACTCTTCTTCCCTTTCACTCATACTGACTGGTCCCTGAAGTACGATCAGGATAATCCTGTTCAGCCCAGATATGACATCAATGCTCCAGACCTCTATATCCCAACAATGGCGTACATCACGTACGTGGTCTTAGCTGGACTTGTCCTCG GGATGCAGGACCGCTTCTCACCTGAACAATTGGGGATCTTAGCGTCGAGTGCACTAGCCTACAGTCTCTTTGAGCTAATCATCTATTCTGTGACTCTCTACGTGGCCAATATCTCAACATCTCTCAAGACACTCGACTTGCTGGCATTTTCCGGTTACAAATACAGCATTATCAATTTCTGCTTGCTCGTGAGCATCATCTTCAGCAAGTCAGGATACTACGTGGCTCTGGCCTATAGCAGTTTTTCATTAGCCTTCTTCTTG TTGCGCAATATCAAGGCCAAGGTGCTGTCCAACACACAGACTGCTCCAGTGACTGGGGGCTATGATCCGTATGGGAATCAGCAGCAATTCGACCAGACCATGGGCCACAAAAGGAAACTCTATTTTCTTCTTCTGATTGCTGCTCTTCAGCCACTTTTATCTTTCTGGCTGTCGTGGCATCTCATACCAAGCTCCAGTACAGTTGTATAG